The Sporichthyaceae bacterium genome includes the window TCCTTGGTCCGCTCGGTCACCGAGACCAGCATGATGTTCATGACACCGATGCCGCCGACCAGCAGGGAGATTGCCGCGATGCCGGCCAACATGACGGTGAGCGTCTTGTTGGTGGAGTTCGCCGCGGTGACCAGCGACTGCTGGCTGGTGATGGTGAAGTCGGCGGTGGCGGTGGTCACCGCGTGATTGGTCGCCAGGGCCGCGTTCACCTCCTGGTAGGCGGCGGACAGCTGTGCCCGGGAAGCCGCCTGCACGTAGAGGGTGGACACCGACGACCGGTTGGTGCCCGAGGCGATCCGGGTGGCGTACGTGCTCTGCGGCATGATGACCTCGTCGTCCTCGCTGGTCGAGGAGGTGGAGCCGGAGGCGGTCAGCACCCCGATCACGGTGAACGTGGAGCCGGAGATGGTCACCGATTCCCCGACGGGGTCGCGACCGGAGAACAGTTCTGACGCGGTGTCGGGCCCGAGCACGATTACCGAGTTGCTGTTCGCGAGGTCCGCGTCGGTGATGAAACGGCCCTCGGACAGGGTGCGGGCACGCACCGTCAGATACGACGGAGTGGTGCCATAGACGGGCGAGGTCCAGGTGGTGCTCCCGGCCTGCAGGCTCCCCGACGTGGTGGACACCGCCGCCACGCCGGACACATCGGGCGCTACCTGGATCGAGGACAGGGTCGTCGCATCCGAAATGGTCAGCGTGGTCGCCGACCCCCGGCCACCGCGGAAACCGGTGGACGTCGTCGAGGAGCCCGGGGAGACGATCAGCAGGTTCGAGCCGAGTGCGTCGATCGA containing:
- a CDS encoding ABC transporter permease; the encoded protein is MSRLKARDTTRTALEAIRSHRMRSCLTMIGILIGIAAVTVTVGLGQGAQKQVRDSIDALGSNLLIVSPGSSTTSTGFRGGRGSATTLTISDATTLSSIQVAPDVSGVAAVSTTSGSLQAGSTTWTSPVYGTTPSYLTVRARTLSEGRFITDADLANSNSVIVLGPDTASELFSGRDPVGESVTISGSTFTVIGVLTASGSTSSTSEDDEVIMPQSTYATRIASGTNRSSVSTLYVQAASRAQLSAAYQEVNAALATNHAVTTATADFTITSQQSLVTAANSTNKTLTVMLAGIAAISLLVGGIGVMNIMLVSVTERTKEIGLRKSLGATPRAIRTQFLTEAGTLGLTGGALGLGLGLGLAGALPSMIDQPVTVSTSVALGSLVVSLAIGATAGVYPAARAARLTPIDALRTP